A stretch of Candidatus Bathyarchaeum sp. DNA encodes these proteins:
- the hacA gene encoding homoaconitase large subunit, whose amino-acid sequence MIMNIIEKILARASNKTEVVPGEIVEANIDVAMTHDLTGPLAVKSFKEIGAKKVWDADKIVVILDHLVPASSVISAGLHKTMRDFVNEQGIKNFYDVGRGGVCHQVMPEKGHVRPGDVIVGSDSHTCTYGAFGAFATGIGSTEMAAVFATGKLWFRVPEVIKVDVTGKFQNLVSAKDLTLKVVGEIGADGAIYKGLEFTGQTIRDLTIDGRMVLSNMAVEMGAKAGLIEPDKKTMDYVNARTDMPFTPQKSDADATYEKIVDIDVNNLEPQVAVPHSVDNVKPVSEVEGTELNQGFIGSCTNGRIEDLREAAKILKGKQIAKTIRLIVIPASQEIYLNAVKEGLVNIFMEAGATVANPNCGPCLGGHMGIMTDGEACISTSNRNFIGRMGSTKSYVYLASPATVAASAITGKITDPRK is encoded by the coding sequence ATTATCATGAACATTATCGAAAAAATCTTAGCACGAGCCTCAAACAAAACTGAGGTAGTTCCAGGAGAAATAGTGGAAGCTAACATAGACGTGGCAATGACCCACGACCTGACTGGACCATTAGCTGTAAAATCATTCAAAGAAATTGGAGCAAAAAAAGTCTGGGACGCAGACAAAATAGTAGTCATACTAGACCACCTAGTCCCCGCAAGCTCCGTAATTTCCGCTGGACTGCACAAAACCATGCGAGATTTTGTTAACGAACAAGGAATCAAAAACTTCTACGACGTCGGACGAGGCGGCGTATGCCACCAAGTCATGCCCGAAAAAGGACACGTCCGACCCGGCGACGTAATCGTTGGCTCAGACTCCCATACCTGCACCTATGGAGCCTTCGGAGCTTTTGCAACTGGTATTGGTTCAACTGAGATGGCTGCAGTTTTCGCAACAGGGAAACTGTGGTTTAGAGTCCCCGAAGTAATCAAAGTAGATGTAACTGGAAAATTCCAGAATCTAGTTTCAGCAAAAGACCTAACCCTAAAAGTAGTCGGCGAAATCGGAGCCGATGGAGCAATCTACAAAGGATTAGAATTTACCGGCCAAACCATACGAGACCTGACCATCGACGGCAGAATGGTTCTGTCCAACATGGCAGTTGAAATGGGAGCCAAAGCAGGATTAATCGAACCCGACAAAAAAACCATGGATTACGTTAACGCCCGAACTGATATGCCCTTTACTCCACAGAAAAGTGACGCCGACGCAACCTACGAAAAAATAGTAGACATCGACGTTAACAACTTGGAGCCACAGGTAGCAGTTCCCCACTCTGTAGACAATGTTAAACCTGTCTCGGAAGTTGAAGGCACCGAACTAAACCAGGGCTTTATTGGTTCTTGCACTAACGGCAGAATCGAAGACTTACGAGAAGCTGCAAAAATCTTGAAAGGCAAACAAATCGCCAAAACCATCCGGTTAATTGTGATTCCTGCCTCTCAAGAAATCTATCTGAATGCAGTAAAAGAAGGCCTAGTCAACATCTTCATGGAAGCCGGCGCCACCGTAGCAAACCCCAACTGTGGACCTTGCTTGGGTGGACATATGGGCATCATGACTGATGGTGAAGCTTGCATCAGCACTTCAAACCGAAACTTCATCGGAAGAATGGGAAGCACCAAATCTTACGTGTATTTGGCTTCTCCTGCAACTGTTGCAGCTTCTGCAATTACCGGAAAAATAACAGACCCAAGAAAATAG
- a CDS encoding 2-isopropylmalate synthase, with protein sequence MKTKNGDYIRIFDTTLRDGEQTPGVSLTTEEKLEIALQLDKLGVDTIEAGTPISSEGERRATKEIAKAGLTAEVCGLARSKRKDIDIAIDCGVDAVHTFISTSAVQMKYAVNMTPEQVLASSIDSIEYIKSHGLVCEYSPMDASRTDIEFLKKVCKAAEEAGADRINIPDTVGIMIPTTMRQLIQQVTSTVKIPISVHCHNDFGMAVANSLAGVEGRASQVHVAVNGLGERAGNAALEEIVVALNLIYNKKTGINPQQLYETSRLVSRLSGMQIQANKAIVGENAFSHESGIHTRGVTVAPSTFEPIQPEFVGRKRKLVAGKLAGTSGIRAELEESGLTPTKEQLNEVVKAVKDLGDKGKKLTDADVLAIARSVMGKVVKEKRIVDLAGFSVVTGMNVIPTASVSLVLDGKEYVASETGFGPVDAVIKAVQKLTSPLANVHLKEYRIEATTGGSDAIGEVLIKVEDKDGNVVSSRASNEDIVMASVEAMIEGINKSLLKSRNHKQ encoded by the coding sequence TTGAAAACAAAAAACGGAGATTACATACGAATCTTTGATACCACCCTGCGAGATGGCGAGCAAACGCCAGGAGTTTCTTTAACTACTGAAGAAAAACTGGAAATTGCTCTTCAACTTGACAAACTAGGCGTGGACACCATCGAAGCTGGAACTCCAATCAGCTCTGAAGGTGAACGGCGAGCAACTAAAGAAATCGCAAAAGCAGGATTAACTGCAGAAGTTTGTGGTTTGGCTCGTAGCAAACGCAAAGACATCGACATAGCAATAGACTGTGGAGTTGATGCGGTTCATACTTTTATTTCGACTTCTGCGGTTCAAATGAAGTATGCCGTAAACATGACTCCAGAACAAGTTTTGGCTAGTTCCATTGACTCTATAGAGTACATCAAGAGTCATGGCTTAGTCTGTGAGTATTCTCCCATGGATGCTTCAAGAACCGACATCGAGTTTCTGAAAAAAGTTTGCAAAGCCGCAGAAGAAGCAGGAGCCGACAGAATCAACATCCCTGACACTGTAGGTATAATGATTCCTACTACAATGCGGCAACTAATTCAACAAGTAACAAGCACAGTAAAAATCCCAATCAGCGTCCACTGCCACAACGACTTTGGAATGGCAGTTGCAAACTCCTTAGCAGGAGTTGAAGGCAGAGCCTCCCAAGTTCACGTAGCCGTTAATGGATTAGGAGAACGAGCAGGAAACGCAGCCCTAGAAGAAATCGTTGTTGCCCTGAACCTGATTTACAACAAGAAAACCGGAATCAACCCCCAACAGTTGTACGAAACTTCACGACTAGTTTCTCGGTTGTCTGGAATGCAAATCCAAGCCAACAAGGCCATAGTCGGAGAAAACGCATTCTCCCACGAGTCAGGCATCCACACCCGAGGGGTAACTGTTGCTCCTTCGACATTTGAGCCAATTCAGCCCGAATTTGTTGGACGAAAACGAAAACTAGTTGCAGGAAAACTAGCTGGAACCAGTGGAATACGAGCAGAACTAGAAGAATCAGGCTTAACCCCAACAAAGGAACAATTAAATGAGGTCGTAAAAGCAGTCAAAGACCTCGGCGACAAAGGCAAAAAACTCACTGACGCAGACGTATTAGCTATTGCGCGCTCAGTTATGGGCAAAGTCGTTAAAGAAAAACGAATTGTCGACTTGGCTGGGTTTTCAGTGGTAACTGGAATGAACGTTATCCCAACCGCTTCAGTTAGTTTGGTTTTGGACGGCAAAGAATACGTAGCTTCAGAAACTGGTTTTGGTCCAGTTGATGCAGTAATTAAGGCAGTTCAAAAACTCACCTCCCCCTTAGCCAATGTTCACCTCAAAGAATACAGAATAGAAGCAACCACTGGCGGTTCAGATGCTATCGGTGAAGTGTTAATCAAAGTTGAAGACAAAGATGGCAACGTAGTTTCTTCCCGTGCAAGTAACGAAGACATAGTAATGGCAAGTGTTGAAGCAATGATAGAAGGCATCAACAAGAGCCTTCTCAAAAGCCGAAACCACAAACAATAA
- a CDS encoding acyltransferase family protein produces MEEQQNQVKERKFNVDFIRTVAIILVLFLHTSGRWLITSYELNQFTLSEFLGWTIVDIYQSIGVIGTPLFVLVSGALLLKPGKTESLSIFFKKRWNRIGGPFFFWSAIYFVWVFAVLNKPFSIEAVVQGLLNGPYTQFWYIYVLVGLYLWTPILRIFLNHADRNHIKYFIILWFIGASLIPLFDLLTIFQIHRHVFTVTGFVGYFVLGSYLTTVKIRVSTVFKLLLAGIALTAIGTYLMAATGGGQEMYFFQEYLSPTVILSVSMVFLLLLQVKSPSVHNQNGSSNLNKLVTLIGQNTLALYLIHVLILESFQNGYFFFAINRDTLNPIVEVPVLTVLVLFVSLAIILLLKKIPYLNKLIGCTLDSKDKNKK; encoded by the coding sequence TTGGAAGAGCAACAAAATCAAGTTAAAGAACGCAAATTTAATGTTGACTTTATCCGAACAGTAGCTATCATATTGGTTCTTTTTTTACATACTTCTGGTCGGTGGTTAATAACCAGCTACGAGCTAAATCAATTCACATTATCCGAATTTTTAGGCTGGACCATTGTCGACATTTACCAAAGTATCGGCGTAATCGGCACACCCTTATTTGTATTGGTTAGTGGTGCCCTTTTACTTAAACCTGGAAAAACTGAAAGCCTCAGCATTTTTTTTAAAAAACGATGGAACAGAATCGGGGGGCCCTTCTTTTTTTGGAGTGCAATCTATTTTGTTTGGGTCTTTGCAGTCTTAAACAAGCCTTTCAGCATCGAAGCTGTGGTTCAAGGTTTACTGAATGGTCCTTACACTCAGTTTTGGTACATCTACGTCCTGGTTGGACTTTACCTTTGGACCCCAATCTTACGTATATTCCTCAATCACGCCGACCGTAATCACATCAAATATTTTATAATTCTATGGTTTATTGGCGCTTCTCTTATACCCCTTTTTGATTTGTTAACAATTTTCCAAATCCACAGGCACGTTTTCACAGTAACTGGGTTTGTGGGATATTTTGTTTTAGGGTCATATCTCACAACAGTGAAAATCCGCGTTTCAACTGTCTTTAAACTACTGCTTGCTGGAATCGCCTTAACCGCCATTGGTACATATTTGATGGCTGCTACTGGAGGGGGACAAGAAATGTATTTTTTCCAAGAATACCTCAGTCCAACTGTGATTTTATCCGTGTCAATGGTGTTTTTGTTGTTGCTTCAAGTCAAGTCTCCTTCAGTTCATAACCAAAACGGATCTTCTAACCTCAACAAACTTGTTACCCTAATTGGACAGAATACGTTAGCACTCTATCTTATTCATGTGCTGATTCTCGAATCATTTCAAAATGGCTATTTCTTTTTTGCAATTAACCGTGATACCTTAAATCCAATTGTTGAGGTTCCAGTATTGACAGTGCTTGTTTTGTTTGTTTCTTTGGCAATAATTCTTTTACTCAAAAAAATACCATACTTAAACAAACTAATTGGATGCACCCTAGACTCCAAGGACAAAAACAAAAAATGA
- the endA gene encoding tRNA-intron lyase, with amino-acid sequence MLGKQELDAEKSKEPLVPVGAVLSDTVVTVSSIDKEELSAKGYGKIENNKLELSSCEALYLLSKEIIEIKDPQSTQKIAFEDLLKRFQAVDKDAWVRYLIYRDLRSRGYVAREGFGKDIDFRLYERGDYGKGTAKHLIFGIQEGQPVTLEKLARTQRYTQNLKKNLVLAVINRRGEIVYYSLSELNLK; translated from the coding sequence ATGTTGGGTAAGCAGGAGCTTGACGCTGAAAAAAGCAAGGAGCCTTTGGTTCCAGTTGGTGCTGTGCTATCGGATACTGTTGTTACTGTTTCTTCCATTGACAAGGAGGAGCTTTCAGCAAAAGGTTACGGCAAAATCGAAAACAACAAACTGGAACTATCAAGCTGTGAAGCCCTTTATCTTCTAAGCAAAGAAATCATAGAAATCAAAGACCCCCAATCCACCCAAAAAATTGCCTTTGAAGATTTACTGAAACGGTTTCAAGCCGTTGACAAAGATGCATGGGTTCGATACTTAATTTACCGGGACCTGCGAAGCCGTGGGTATGTAGCCCGAGAAGGTTTTGGCAAGGATATTGATTTTCGTTTGTATGAGCGGGGAGATTACGGCAAAGGAACGGCCAAGCATTTGATTTTTGGCATACAGGAAGGTCAACCAGTTACCTTAGAAAAACTGGCAAGAACCCAGCGGTACACTCAGAACCTGAAAAAAAACTTGGTTTTGGCAGTAATCAACCGGCGGGGCGAGATTGTTTACTATTCTTTGTCTGAACTTAATTTAAAGTAA
- a CDS encoding GDSL-type esterase/lipase family protein, with translation MNKQKLQLLAVGTIILIASFLVAELFILNAGNKQATPEAIKVACVGDSLTQNTVYPLMLWIELGFEAYNVQNFGVGSTTVSLESETPYMVTPTFQEALDFQPDIVILMMGTNDAQPSLFQFNTTFVPDYLELVNAFQSLSSDPEIWIVLPPPIFGDKGGTISPEYYAQTIIPLIKEVATQTDLPTVDVYSALLDASEHFPDGLHPNSEGGKLIADVIYESIPW, from the coding sequence ATGAACAAACAAAAATTGCAGTTACTTGCTGTTGGAACAATCATTCTAATTGCTTCTTTTTTAGTGGCAGAACTTTTCATTTTGAATGCAGGAAACAAACAAGCAACACCAGAGGCAATAAAAGTGGCATGCGTCGGCGATAGTTTAACTCAAAATACTGTGTACCCTTTGATGCTTTGGATTGAGCTTGGCTTTGAAGCTTATAATGTTCAAAACTTTGGGGTTGGTTCAACGACGGTTTCTCTTGAGTCTGAAACGCCGTATATGGTTACTCCTACTTTTCAGGAGGCCTTGGATTTCCAGCCTGATATTGTAATTCTTATGATGGGCACCAATGATGCCCAGCCCAGCCTTTTCCAGTTTAACACAACTTTTGTTCCTGATTACTTGGAATTAGTAAATGCGTTTCAGTCCCTTTCATCTGATCCAGAAATATGGATCGTTTTGCCTCCCCCAATTTTTGGGGATAAAGGAGGAACCATAAGCCCTGAGTACTATGCACAAACCATTATTCCTCTAATCAAAGAAGTTGCAACCCAGACTGATCTGCCAACAGTTGATGTTTACTCTGCCTTGTTAGACGCTTCAGAACATTTTCCTGACGGATTGCATCCCAACAGTGAAGGTGGAAAACTAATCGCTGACGTGATATACGAGAGCATTCCTTGGTAG
- a CDS encoding helix-turn-helix domain-containing protein: MSGTGTGGLEGVTLNVYLYVVKKGSVGPREVMRGVNLSSPSVAYRHLQKLENMALVTKNDMGNYVATKKVNIHGYVWIGRKIVPNPLIYAVIFSVVLISELVVFTIHVPFETEQFTTFFLIITIITVAALLLFLIEAWRMHRKVRIRRLTTAV, translated from the coding sequence TTGTCAGGAACCGGGACCGGTGGACTGGAAGGGGTTACCCTTAATGTTTACTTGTATGTGGTCAAAAAGGGCTCTGTTGGTCCCCGGGAAGTCATGCGAGGTGTAAACCTTAGCAGCCCAAGTGTGGCTTATCGTCATCTGCAAAAACTGGAAAATATGGCTTTAGTAACAAAAAACGACATGGGTAACTATGTTGCAACAAAAAAAGTAAACATTCATGGGTATGTATGGATTGGCAGAAAAATTGTCCCAAATCCCTTGATTTATGCTGTCATCTTTTCTGTTGTGTTAATCAGTGAACTTGTTGTTTTCACAATCCATGTTCCCTTTGAAACTGAACAATTCACAACTTTCTTTTTGATTATAACCATAATAACCGTAGCAGCCTTGTTGTTGTTTTTAATTGAAGCTTGGAGAATGCACCGAAAAGTCAGAATCCGCAGACTCACAACAGCCGTATGA
- a CDS encoding glycosyltransferase family 39 protein — protein sequence MILRLSSARTSLAQYFNKWRLILVLFLVVYFTILALNIDYALVQWDETQHFVSGLLLRRGEFQEYIQFSYYPPLFDVITAVTYAIIGSSLFSVRLVSLGFGILSVWAVFEYAYRLYGPKNALISSVLLASMPGFILVSRLALLETALLFFFSISLLLFFLWTQTNNQKHLMLSGIVLGLGFLTKYQVGIAGAVMLVSVLFLRKKQVKYNMRKILFVALIAAVVILPWLFVAYNNFTSERVEQWMYTLKEGSVERLEYGERFPLPLFYMVEMTYPYMDLHPISLPIFVLGVLGLGYWIWRRKPEDKFSLIWFVVVYVVYTFFVSNRNWRYIIPLFPIIAIAASDLILLTFDRIQQKVQGTQIKVSKPLLNKLVAVVFAVLLLSAVGYSVQNANYWIEKDNIHIPVKEAAQYAVENSDPNQISIVLYAVNFFSPDAVYFYLKTGGSSQRGMEYYPDYAVDSYEPVFNQTQLIEQCKNTSTKYVFLYENANTTYFHSKWTAHDILEKTVALENFELEKTFGTSPHRLFLIRFST from the coding sequence ATGATTCTCCGACTGAGCTCTGCACGCACAAGCCTTGCCCAGTATTTCAATAAATGGCGTTTAATTCTTGTGTTGTTTTTGGTTGTTTACTTCACCATTTTAGCCTTGAACATAGATTACGCCCTAGTCCAATGGGACGAAACCCAACACTTTGTCAGCGGGCTACTGTTACGTCGAGGAGAATTCCAAGAATACATCCAGTTCTCATATTATCCACCATTATTTGACGTAATAACAGCAGTAACATACGCAATCATCGGTTCAAGCCTGTTTTCAGTAAGACTTGTTTCCCTTGGGTTTGGAATACTTTCCGTGTGGGCTGTTTTCGAATACGCATACAGGCTTTACGGACCAAAAAACGCGTTAATCTCAAGTGTTTTATTGGCATCCATGCCAGGTTTCATTCTTGTTTCCCGATTGGCGTTACTTGAAACGGCTTTGCTTTTCTTTTTTTCCATTTCATTATTGTTGTTTTTTTTATGGACCCAAACCAACAACCAAAAACATCTGATGCTAAGCGGAATAGTACTGGGTTTAGGTTTTTTGACCAAATACCAAGTAGGAATCGCAGGGGCAGTCATGCTTGTTAGTGTTCTTTTTTTGCGAAAAAAACAGGTCAAATACAACATGCGTAAAATTTTGTTTGTTGCTTTGATTGCAGCTGTTGTCATTTTGCCGTGGTTATTTGTTGCGTACAATAATTTCACTTCAGAAAGGGTGGAACAATGGATGTACACCCTAAAAGAAGGCAGTGTCGAAAGACTGGAATACGGTGAACGGTTTCCACTTCCGTTATTTTACATGGTGGAAATGACGTACCCCTACATGGACCTTCACCCGATTTCGTTGCCCATCTTTGTCTTAGGGGTTCTAGGTTTAGGATATTGGATATGGCGAAGAAAACCTGAAGACAAGTTTTCGTTAATCTGGTTTGTTGTTGTTTACGTGGTGTACACGTTTTTTGTTTCCAACAGAAACTGGAGATATATCATTCCACTGTTTCCAATAATAGCCATTGCTGCCTCAGATTTGATTTTGTTAACATTTGACAGAATACAGCAAAAAGTTCAAGGAACTCAAATCAAAGTATCCAAACCCCTTCTAAACAAACTTGTCGCAGTTGTTTTTGCGGTGTTGTTGCTCAGTGCAGTAGGTTACAGCGTACAAAACGCAAATTACTGGATAGAAAAAGACAACATTCACATCCCCGTTAAAGAGGCAGCCCAGTATGCAGTTGAAAATTCCGACCCAAACCAAATATCAATAGTTTTGTATGCAGTGAATTTTTTCAGCCCAGACGCTGTCTACTTTTACCTGAAAACAGGTGGATCATCACAAAGAGGCATGGAGTATTACCCAGACTACGCAGTTGACAGTTACGAACCCGTCTTCAACCAAACCCAGTTAATTGAGCAGTGCAAAAACACGAGCACAAAATATGTGTTCTTGTATGAAAACGCAAATACCACATATTTCCATTCAAAATGGACTGCCCACGACATATTAGAAAAAACTGTTGCCCTAGAAAATTTTGAACTGGAAAAAACCTTTGGAACCTCGCCCCACAGACTATTTCTAATAAGGTTTTCAACATAA
- the hisS gene encoding histidine--tRNA ligase — MFKTVRGMRDLLPKDAHKMRHVEQVARDVSKLYGYEEIITPVLESYELLAAKTSEEIRDRMYKFEDLGGRKVAMRPEFTASVARLVVNKLKNEPKPMRLFSTGSLYRYDEPQYGRFREFWQANYELFGSTRPEADAEILILTNNVLKNLGLKNYRFKVGHTGILRGILTQEGLDDQQQNNVRQLLDKKEWDEALSVAKQSGVSQKGLEVMQSLLEIKGDDSLDVLLEIKQKVQDYNTAAEAVDNLQKIVELVRDSGEQLELQVEAGFARGLEYYTGMIFESYVPGLDIAIGGGGRYDKLIELFGGEPIPAVGVAQGIDRIVLALTKQKAAPENQKQKTAAVIAVKPIYMGKALEISATLRNNGVFVEVAVMGRSIRSALSDANRRNAGYAVIIGPKELEENNVVLKDMTKEEQRTVSIDSLVQEILAGSS, encoded by the coding sequence GTGTTCAAAACTGTTCGCGGAATGAGAGACCTTCTACCCAAAGACGCCCACAAAATGCGCCATGTGGAACAGGTTGCAAGGGATGTTTCCAAACTTTATGGTTACGAAGAAATAATCACACCCGTTCTAGAATCCTACGAACTCTTAGCAGCCAAAACCAGTGAAGAAATCCGCGACCGAATGTATAAATTCGAAGACCTCGGCGGCAGAAAAGTCGCCATGCGTCCAGAATTTACTGCTTCTGTTGCCCGACTCGTGGTAAACAAACTCAAAAATGAACCCAAACCCATGCGACTATTCAGCACCGGAAGCCTGTACCGCTACGACGAACCCCAATATGGGCGATTTCGAGAGTTCTGGCAAGCCAACTATGAACTGTTTGGTTCTACCCGACCCGAAGCAGACGCAGAAATTTTGATACTTACAAACAATGTCCTGAAAAACTTGGGACTAAAAAATTACCGCTTCAAGGTTGGTCACACAGGAATCCTACGAGGAATATTAACCCAAGAAGGACTAGACGACCAACAACAAAACAATGTCAGGCAACTCTTAGACAAAAAAGAGTGGGATGAAGCGCTTTCTGTTGCCAAGCAATCGGGAGTTTCACAAAAAGGGTTAGAAGTTATGCAAAGTCTTCTTGAAATAAAAGGTGACGACTCCTTGGATGTTTTGTTGGAAATTAAACAAAAGGTTCAAGATTACAACACTGCAGCTGAGGCTGTGGATAACCTGCAAAAAATTGTTGAACTTGTTCGGGACAGTGGAGAACAACTAGAACTGCAAGTGGAAGCAGGTTTTGCCCGAGGACTAGAATACTACACAGGCATGATTTTTGAGTCCTATGTTCCTGGACTAGACATCGCCATCGGCGGCGGTGGACGCTACGACAAACTTATTGAACTGTTCGGGGGTGAACCAATTCCCGCTGTGGGTGTTGCCCAAGGGATCGACAGAATTGTTTTGGCATTAACAAAACAAAAAGCAGCCCCTGAAAACCAAAAACAAAAAACTGCCGCAGTTATCGCAGTCAAACCCATTTATATGGGAAAGGCTTTGGAGATTTCTGCTACGCTTCGTAATAATGGAGTGTTTGTGGAAGTTGCAGTTATGGGTCGCAGTATTAGGAGTGCGTTGTCTGATGCGAACCGAAGAAATGCAGGTTACGCAGTCATTATTGGTCCAAAGGAACTAGAAGAAAACAATGTTGTTCTAAAGGACATGACAAAAGAGGAGCAACGAACGGTTTCAATCGACAGTTTAGTTCAAGAAATACTTGCAGGTTCGTCGTAA
- a CDS encoding isocitrate/isopropylmalate dehydrogenase family protein, with translation MSKYDITLMPGDGIGPELTEATLKVLDAVQKKFDIKLNMIPVEAGDKCLEKNGVALPQETIDSFTKTHVCLKGPVGETAADVIVKLRIMFELYANLRPIKTYPSVPDVQPGIDMIFVRENTEDVYRGIEFQIDDNAVCMRVITKKGSEKIAKKAFEIARLRERKEVVGIHKANVMRVTCGLFKKTCAEVAKQYPDIKYSDQYVDAAAMRLIRQPQSFDVILITNMFGDILSDEAAQLIGGLGMAPGANVGDDYGLFEPIHGSAPDIVGKGIANPCSMVLSAKMMLDWLGERNNDKECFAAAQAIEDAVTATLRKGVTVPDLGGSASTMGMAEAIAQEIINKK, from the coding sequence ATGAGCAAATACGACATTACTTTAATGCCCGGAGACGGAATAGGACCCGAACTAACAGAGGCAACCCTGAAAGTCTTGGATGCTGTTCAGAAAAAATTTGACATCAAACTAAACATGATACCCGTAGAAGCAGGAGACAAATGCCTCGAAAAAAACGGCGTAGCCCTGCCCCAAGAAACAATTGACAGCTTCACAAAAACTCATGTATGCCTGAAAGGCCCTGTAGGTGAAACCGCAGCAGACGTAATCGTAAAACTAAGAATCATGTTTGAGCTATATGCCAACCTGCGCCCAATCAAAACCTATCCTTCAGTTCCTGACGTGCAACCCGGAATCGACATGATCTTTGTTCGCGAAAACACCGAAGACGTCTACCGCGGAATCGAATTCCAAATCGACGACAACGCAGTGTGTATGCGAGTAATAACCAAGAAAGGCTCGGAAAAAATCGCCAAAAAAGCCTTTGAAATTGCAAGACTACGGGAAAGAAAAGAAGTCGTTGGAATTCATAAAGCAAACGTTATGCGGGTAACTTGTGGCTTGTTCAAGAAAACATGTGCAGAAGTCGCAAAACAATATCCAGACATCAAATACAGCGACCAATACGTAGATGCCGCAGCCATGCGCCTGATCCGACAACCCCAGAGCTTTGATGTTATCTTAATCACGAACATGTTTGGGGACATCTTGTCCGACGAAGCCGCCCAATTAATCGGAGGATTAGGAATGGCACCTGGAGCAAACGTCGGAGACGACTATGGACTGTTTGAACCTATCCACGGCTCAGCTCCTGACATCGTCGGAAAAGGCATAGCAAACCCATGTTCGATGGTTTTGTCAGCAAAAATGATGCTAGACTGGCTGGGCGAGCGCAACAACGACAAAGAGTGCTTTGCAGCAGCTCAAGCTATCGAAGATGCCGTAACCGCGACTCTACGTAAAGGCGTAACTGTTCCTGACTTAGGCGGTAGTGCCTCAACAATGGGCATGGCAGAAGCTATTGCTCAAGAAATCATAAACAAAAAATAA
- a CDS encoding 3-isopropylmalate dehydratase small subunit, with protein sequence MAIKGKVIKFGDNIDTDVILPGPYLVHTDPYELAKHAMEGLDKEFPQKASEGVIVVGAKNFGCGSSREQAPIALKYSGVKCVLAESFARIFYRNAITIGLPVLVCKDVSTKVNDGDQLTVNLQTGKVENLTNGAVLQATKLPEFIMGILNDGGLIQHLKRSINQ encoded by the coding sequence ATGGCAATAAAAGGAAAAGTAATCAAATTCGGAGACAACATCGACACAGACGTAATTCTGCCCGGACCTTACCTAGTTCATACTGACCCATACGAACTAGCAAAACACGCAATGGAAGGACTGGACAAAGAGTTCCCACAAAAAGCCTCAGAAGGTGTAATCGTAGTGGGCGCCAAAAACTTTGGATGCGGCTCAAGTCGCGAGCAAGCTCCCATTGCTTTAAAGTATTCAGGCGTGAAATGTGTGTTGGCAGAATCTTTTGCCCGAATCTTTTACAGAAACGCCATAACCATAGGGTTACCTGTGCTAGTGTGCAAAGACGTTTCAACCAAAGTAAATGACGGGGACCAGTTAACAGTTAATCTGCAAACCGGCAAAGTTGAAAACCTAACCAACGGCGCCGTACTGCAAGCCACCAAACTGCCCGAATTCATTATGGGCATCTTGAACGATGGCGGATTAATCCAACACCTGAAAAGGAGCATAAACCAATGA